From the genome of Streptomyces sp. NBC_00659, one region includes:
- a CDS encoding ankyrin repeat domain-containing protein — translation MSEAPDPEVVELATKIFDLARRGETEALVAYVDAGVPADLTNDRGDSLVMLAAYHGHADAVRALLERGAEADRVNDRGQTPLAGAVFKGEEAVIRVLLAAGVDPAAGTPSAVDTARMFAKTDLLELFGTS, via the coding sequence ATGAGCGAAGCCCCCGACCCCGAGGTCGTGGAGCTCGCGACCAAGATCTTCGATCTGGCGCGACGCGGCGAGACGGAGGCGCTCGTGGCGTATGTCGACGCCGGTGTCCCGGCCGACCTCACCAACGACCGCGGCGACTCGCTCGTGATGCTCGCCGCCTACCACGGGCACGCCGACGCGGTCCGCGCCCTGCTGGAGCGCGGCGCCGAGGCCGACCGTGTCAACGACCGCGGCCAAACCCCCCTCGCCGGGGCCGTGTTCAAGGGCGAGGAGGCCGTCATCCGGGTCCTCCTGGCCGCTGGCGTCGACCCGGCCGCGGGCACCCCGTCGGCTGTCGACACGGCGCGCATGTTCGCCAAGACGGACCTGCTCGAATTGTTCGGCACGTCATGA
- a CDS encoding glycosyltransferase family 4 protein, producing MRVVIVTESFPPDVNGVAHCALQTARHLVDRGHVPLVVAPATSPKFSASPEQGSAFTRSGPDALAPCPVVRVPSIPLPGYPQVRVALPSRRVAAAITEHRADIVHLASPFILGVRGMAAASRLGIPAVAVYQTDLAGYARTYISAGEATAWRRIRSVHAAADRTLAPSSAALHDLETHGVPRVRLWARGVDTVRFRPGHRDEALRRELAPNGELIVGYVGRLAPEKHVELLSGVCEMDGVRVVVVGDGPSEATLRGALPGAVFLGRRTGDELARIFASLDVFAHTGPFETFCQTVQEAMASGVPVVAPAAGGPLDLVDHGRTGLLVPPRDADAVRDAVRTLVADPAMRAAYGAAGHAMVEGRTWAAVGDQLIAHYEDVLSARKLVAA from the coding sequence ATGCGAGTCGTCATCGTGACCGAATCCTTTCCCCCCGATGTGAACGGCGTGGCCCACTGCGCGCTCCAGACCGCCCGGCACCTCGTCGATCGCGGTCACGTTCCCCTGGTCGTCGCCCCGGCCACCTCCCCCAAGTTCTCGGCCTCCCCCGAACAGGGAAGCGCATTCACCCGGAGCGGGCCCGACGCTCTCGCGCCGTGCCCGGTCGTCCGCGTCCCCTCCATTCCGCTACCGGGCTATCCCCAGGTCCGCGTAGCCCTCCCCAGTCGCCGCGTCGCCGCGGCCATCACCGAACACCGCGCCGACATAGTCCACCTGGCCAGCCCCTTCATCCTCGGCGTCCGCGGCATGGCGGCCGCCTCCCGGCTCGGCATCCCCGCCGTGGCGGTCTACCAGACCGACCTCGCCGGATACGCCCGTACGTACATCAGCGCGGGCGAGGCCACCGCGTGGCGGCGCATCCGCTCGGTGCACGCCGCGGCCGACCGGACGCTCGCCCCGTCCAGCGCGGCCCTGCACGACCTGGAGACGCACGGTGTGCCCCGGGTACGGCTCTGGGCGCGCGGTGTCGACACGGTCCGCTTCCGCCCCGGCCACCGCGACGAGGCGCTCCGCCGCGAACTGGCTCCGAACGGCGAGCTGATCGTCGGCTACGTCGGCCGGCTCGCCCCCGAGAAGCACGTCGAACTGCTCTCCGGGGTCTGTGAGATGGACGGCGTCCGCGTCGTCGTGGTCGGCGACGGACCCAGCGAGGCCACCTTGCGCGGCGCGCTCCCCGGCGCGGTCTTCCTCGGCCGCCGCACCGGCGACGAACTCGCCCGGATCTTCGCCTCGCTGGACGTCTTCGCGCACACCGGCCCCTTCGAGACCTTCTGCCAGACCGTGCAGGAGGCCATGGCCAGCGGAGTGCCCGTCGTCGCGCCCGCCGCCGGCGGACCGCTCGACCTGGTCGACCACGGGCGCACCGGGCTGCTCGTCCCGCCGCGCGACGCCGACGCCGTACGGGACGCGGTGCGCACCCTGGTCGCCGATCCCGCGATGCGGGCGGCCTACGGCGCCGCCGGGCACGCCATGGTCGAGGGCCGTACCTGGGCCGCGGTGGGCGATCAGCTCATCGCTCACTACGAGGATGTGCTCTCCGCACGGAAGCTGGTGGCGGCATGA
- a CDS encoding HEAT repeat domain-containing protein, giving the protein MFDPVIAPSGTLLGLLQRGRGDGTLHALTAPRAEALAALNHCVLRDPRHDWQVENRSLYYARLYLDLSGELDEIERHLFDAEDILDDCESRTGLALAVLGHLASYGRRDALALLRRYAAVGSNWAWALDELALRDDDAGLRALAAPVLARFPADPEGDAALAAVVRDSFEPRPWRLWADDSRTSIATRVRAAQEAGSFDRWQRQMRPSGPRPGWSVEAVFAWAQQGIERGAALHVPAAAARCLTAVAGPEDRPEIVEAARHGGEGARCTALRYLADGNDPDALDLIEAAVADGSTPVAEAAVDAFERMRSAAAVDRARGWAHRPDALGAAAGRVLACRGGAQDRDPVLAALREAVRGEGPDAPTLWTLVDGTGRLGIACAAPVLRHIYRETASSHLRQRAARALAVTDPSFAAGFAVECLWDCEETTREIAARHAETGDARVVDQLRRLAADPAEEAEVQTAVRSRIGPDMPAV; this is encoded by the coding sequence ATGTTCGATCCGGTCATAGCGCCCAGCGGAACCCTGCTCGGCCTTCTCCAGAGGGGCCGCGGCGACGGCACGCTGCACGCACTCACCGCACCGCGGGCCGAAGCGCTCGCGGCACTGAACCACTGCGTTCTCAGGGACCCGCGCCACGACTGGCAGGTGGAGAACCGCTCCCTGTACTACGCCCGTCTCTATCTCGATCTGAGTGGCGAGCTCGACGAGATCGAGCGGCACCTCTTCGACGCCGAGGACATCCTCGACGACTGCGAGTCACGCACAGGGCTCGCCCTGGCGGTCCTCGGACACCTCGCCTCCTACGGCAGGCGCGACGCGCTCGCGCTGCTGCGCCGGTACGCCGCGGTCGGCTCCAACTGGGCCTGGGCCCTGGACGAGCTGGCCCTGCGCGACGACGACGCGGGCCTGCGCGCCCTCGCCGCCCCCGTGCTCGCCCGGTTCCCGGCCGATCCCGAGGGCGACGCCGCCCTCGCCGCCGTCGTACGCGACTCCTTCGAGCCACGGCCGTGGCGGCTGTGGGCCGACGACTCCCGTACGTCCATCGCCACGCGTGTGCGCGCCGCCCAGGAAGCCGGGTCCTTCGACCGCTGGCAACGACAGATGCGACCCTCGGGGCCCCGCCCCGGGTGGAGCGTCGAAGCCGTCTTCGCGTGGGCCCAGCAGGGCATCGAACGCGGGGCCGCGCTGCACGTCCCCGCCGCCGCCGCCCGCTGCCTGACCGCCGTCGCCGGACCCGAGGACCGTCCCGAGATCGTCGAGGCCGCGCGCCACGGCGGGGAGGGCGCGCGCTGCACGGCTCTGCGCTACCTCGCCGACGGCAACGACCCGGACGCCCTCGACCTGATCGAGGCGGCCGTCGCGGACGGGTCGACGCCCGTCGCCGAGGCCGCCGTCGACGCCTTCGAACGGATGCGGAGCGCCGCCGCCGTCGACCGGGCCCGCGGCTGGGCGCACCGGCCCGACGCCCTCGGCGCCGCCGCGGGCCGCGTACTCGCCTGCCGGGGCGGCGCACAGGACCGCGATCCGGTCCTGGCCGCCCTGCGCGAGGCGGTACGGGGCGAGGGCCCCGACGCGCCGACCCTGTGGACGCTCGTCGACGGCACCGGACGGCTCGGCATCGCCTGCGCCGCCCCTGTTCTGCGGCACATCTACCGCGAGACCGCGTCGTCACATCTGCGGCAGCGCGCCGCACGTGCCCTCGCCGTCACGGACCCGTCCTTCGCCGCGGGCTTCGCCGTCGAGTGCCTCTGGGACTGCGAGGAGACCACCCGCGAGATCGCCGCACGGCACGCCGAGACCGGTGACGCGCGCGTAGTCGATCAGTTGCGCAGGCTGGCCGCGGATCCGGCCGAGGAGGCCGAAGTCCAGACAGCGGTACGGAGCCGGATCGGACCCGACATGCCGGCCGTATGA